A genomic window from Sorex araneus isolate mSorAra2 chromosome 2, mSorAra2.pri, whole genome shotgun sequence includes:
- the OSTN gene encoding osteocrin: MLDWRLANAHFILAVTLIVWSSGKVLSMDITTEAFNSGVTDVQSPPTVSEEKSATDLAAKLLLLDELVSLENDVIETKKKRSFSGFGSPLDRLSAGSIEHKGKQRKVVNHPKRRFGIPMDRIGGNRLSNSRG, encoded by the exons ATGCTGGACTGGAGATTGGCCAATGCACATTTCATCCTGGCTGTGACACTGATAGTGTGGAGTTCAGGAAAAGTTCTCTCCATGGATATAACGACAGAG GCTTTTAATTCTGGAGTCACAGATGTTCAGTCACCACCCACAGTCAGTGAAGAGAAATCAGCCACTGATCTGGCAGCAAAACTCTTGCTTCTCGATGAACTTGTGTCTTTGGAAAATGACGTgattgaaacaaagaaaaaaaggagctTCTCTGGTTTTGGTTCTCCTCTGGACAGACTTTCTGCTGGATCTATAGAACATAAAGGTAAACAGAG gAAAGTAGTCAATCATCCAAAAAGGCGATTTGGTATTCCAATGGATCGGATTGGTGGAAACCGGCTTTCAAATTCCAGAGGTTAA